One window of Pseudacidobacterium ailaaui genomic DNA carries:
- a CDS encoding DUF5597 domain-containing protein encodes MPSLACLFSSFALLGLMVLLPYRILAQKDAARGTPVNPDPAASPMPRLVEKDGRFALLVEGKPYMVLGGQINNSSAWPATLPEVWPLLEKMHANTVEAPVYWEQMEPRPGTFDFTNVDALVMQARQHYMHLVLLWFGTWKNGKMHYVPEWMKTDIMHYPRMINERGEPIDVLSPNAPANLEADQRAFTALMRHVREIDSEQHTVLLVQVENESGSIGAVRDFSSIAQKQFDGPVPTDLVKALGKRPGTWKEVFGPDADESFAAYSVAHYIDQVAQAGKTQYPLPMYCNVWLGSRQQVPGIHYPSGGAVPHMLDIWKATAHAIDMIGPDIYIDDSQMYRQVLDAYGRRDNAMWVPETGGGDDYGRYFFYALGHGAIGFSPFGMDQTGWTYGPEEYPRLHSQNYALLGPMDREIAAWNFEGKLKTAVEEPGLPSTTLDFGKWKATVGFGLPQWGEARATGSKEHDGRALIVQIAEDEFLVTGFDARVQFQLADPNGREHMQFLRVEEGRYEDGQWKMSRLWNGDQTDYGLNFSRQGARVVRVFLGTY; translated from the coding sequence ATGCCTTCTTTGGCCTGCCTCTTTTCATCGTTTGCTCTGCTCGGCCTCATGGTCCTGCTGCCCTATCGCATCCTGGCCCAAAAGGATGCGGCGCGCGGGACCCCAGTCAATCCTGACCCTGCGGCCTCACCGATGCCGAGGCTGGTGGAGAAAGACGGGCGCTTTGCGCTGCTGGTGGAGGGCAAGCCGTATATGGTTTTGGGTGGGCAGATCAATAACTCAAGCGCATGGCCTGCAACCCTGCCCGAAGTCTGGCCGCTGCTGGAGAAGATGCACGCCAATACAGTCGAGGCGCCGGTGTACTGGGAGCAGATGGAGCCCAGGCCCGGTACGTTCGACTTTACCAATGTTGATGCGCTCGTCATGCAGGCGCGGCAGCACTATATGCATCTGGTGCTGCTGTGGTTTGGAACCTGGAAGAACGGCAAGATGCACTATGTTCCCGAATGGATGAAGACGGACATCATGCATTATCCACGCATGATCAACGAGCGCGGTGAGCCGATTGATGTGCTTTCGCCCAATGCTCCCGCAAACCTGGAGGCTGATCAACGCGCCTTCACGGCGCTGATGCGCCACGTGCGCGAGATCGACAGCGAGCAGCATACGGTACTGCTGGTGCAGGTAGAAAACGAGTCGGGTTCGATTGGGGCGGTCCGTGATTTTTCGTCTATAGCGCAGAAACAGTTCGACGGACCGGTGCCGACAGACTTGGTGAAAGCGCTGGGCAAACGTCCCGGCACGTGGAAGGAAGTCTTCGGGCCAGACGCAGATGAGAGTTTTGCCGCGTATTCTGTAGCGCACTACATCGACCAGGTGGCGCAGGCGGGCAAGACACAGTATCCGCTACCGATGTACTGCAATGTGTGGCTGGGGTCCCGGCAGCAGGTCCCCGGAATTCATTATCCGAGCGGCGGCGCGGTACCGCACATGCTGGACATATGGAAGGCGACCGCGCACGCCATCGACATGATCGGGCCGGACATCTATATCGATGACTCGCAGATGTACCGGCAGGTGCTCGATGCCTACGGACGCCGGGACAATGCAATGTGGGTCCCCGAGACCGGAGGCGGCGACGATTACGGCCGCTACTTCTTCTACGCGCTGGGGCACGGGGCGATCGGGTTTTCTCCCTTCGGAATGGACCAGACGGGGTGGACCTACGGGCCAGAGGAGTATCCCAGGCTGCACAGCCAGAACTACGCACTGCTGGGGCCGATGGACCGCGAGATCGCCGCATGGAACTTTGAGGGCAAACTGAAGACAGCGGTCGAAGAGCCGGGCCTGCCGAGCACGACCCTGGACTTTGGCAAATGGAAGGCAACCGTGGGCTTCGGGCTTCCACAATGGGGAGAGGCGCGCGCGACCGGCAGCAAAGAGCACGATGGGCGCGCTTTGATTGTGCAGATTGCCGAAGACGAATTTCTGGTGACGGGATTTGATGCGCGCGTGCAGTTTCAGCTCGCCGACCCCAATGGGCGTGAGCATATGCAATTTCTTCGCGTAGAAGAAGGCCGGTACGAGGACGGGCAATGGAAGATGTCGCGTTTGTGGAATGGCGACCAGACAGACTATGGGCTGAACTTCAGCCGTCAGGGGGCGCGCGTGGTGAGGGTGTTTCTGGGAACCTATTAG
- a CDS encoding class I SAM-dependent methyltransferase — MLEGVPSRTALGVARRRAAHQLLDDHPLVLNDPLAVPILGPGAADRIRANAEKDRQPFSLAMRAFVVARSRYAEDHLYQAVLKNVRQYVVLGAGLDTFAYRNPLSAEQLRVYEVDHAATQQWKRRLLASANIRVPRTLAFASVDFERQTLEEGLAAAGFCSEQPAFFSWLGVTPYLTLKAFRSTLRFIASRPPGTGVTFEYAMPRESLTFQGKLALDLIAARVEKAGEPFRLFFTPEQMRDELDDAGFSTVEGLSCREINVRYFQGRRDGLRLYGEAAKLTTAWV, encoded by the coding sequence ATGCTCGAAGGAGTTCCAAGCCGGACGGCCTTGGGTGTTGCGCGCAGACGCGCCGCGCACCAGTTGCTGGACGACCATCCTCTGGTCCTGAACGATCCTCTCGCCGTCCCCATCCTGGGGCCGGGCGCTGCCGACCGTATCCGCGCGAATGCGGAAAAGGACCGCCAACCTTTTTCTCTCGCCATGCGGGCCTTTGTAGTGGCCCGCAGCCGGTATGCGGAGGACCATCTCTACCAGGCTGTGCTGAAAAATGTGCGGCAGTATGTTGTGCTGGGCGCGGGTCTGGACACCTTCGCCTATCGGAATCCTCTTTCTGCGGAGCAGCTCAGGGTCTATGAGGTGGACCATGCGGCAACGCAGCAGTGGAAGCGCAGGCTTTTGGCCTCAGCCAACATTCGCGTTCCGAGAACATTGGCATTTGCTTCTGTGGATTTCGAACGCCAGACTCTGGAGGAAGGTCTGGCCGCTGCTGGATTTTGTTCCGAGCAACCCGCCTTCTTCTCATGGTTGGGAGTTACCCCCTATCTCACATTGAAGGCCTTTCGCTCCACCCTCCGTTTCATCGCATCGCGTCCTCCCGGTACTGGCGTCACCTTTGAATACGCCATGCCCCGCGAATCACTGACGTTCCAGGGAAAACTGGCCTTGGATCTGATTGCTGCCCGGGTAGAAAAAGCAGGAGAGCCATTCCGCCTTTTCTTTACGCCGGAGCAGATGCGCGATGAGCTCGACGATGCGGGTTTTAGCACAGTCGAAGGACTTTCATGCAGAGAAATCAATGTCCGCTATTTTCAGGGACGCAGAGATGGACTCCGCTTGTATGGGGAAGCTGCAAAACTGACCACCGCATGGGTGTAA
- the mctP gene encoding monocarboxylate uptake permease MctP — protein MTSSLHVIATGIFCACFLLVTIAGFWAARWRRASLHSLEEWGLAGRRFGTLITWFLIGGDFYTAYTVIAVPAAMYGTGAPGFFAIPYCILLYPYMMLVLPRLWQVCHRRGYVTLADFVRGRFGHRPLAMAVALTGILATMPYIALQLVGMQEVISALGLKGEWPLIAAFVILAAYTYSSGLRAPAVIAIVKDIMLYIMVAAAVLLIPAKLGGYAHVFSAAAAELARKRPPASILLQPSQYWSYATLAFGSALAIVLYPHTATGVLSSSSGRVIKRNAALLPAYNLLLALIALLGYFALAAGIHTADTSSAVPLLFVHLFPEWFAGFCLAAIGIGALVPAAIMSIAAANLFTRNLYGEMVRRSMTPRQEATQAKLVSLFLKIGALVFVLFVRAQYAIELQLLGGIWIAQIFPAVILGLFTRWFRGTALFLGWIAGMAAGTGMAWARDLKSSVYPLHMGGHTLAVYAAIPALLLNLMISLAFTLLLNAMGQKRDTDATETADYEMQQA, from the coding sequence ATGACCTCTTCCCTGCACGTGATCGCAACTGGAATCTTCTGCGCCTGCTTCCTGCTGGTGACCATCGCTGGCTTCTGGGCCGCCCGCTGGAGACGGGCCAGTCTGCACAGCCTAGAAGAATGGGGCCTGGCTGGACGACGCTTTGGCACACTCATCACCTGGTTCCTGATCGGCGGGGACTTCTACACCGCATATACGGTCATCGCTGTCCCCGCAGCTATGTACGGGACCGGTGCTCCCGGTTTTTTCGCCATTCCTTACTGCATTCTGCTGTATCCCTACATGATGCTGGTGCTGCCCCGTCTTTGGCAGGTCTGCCATCGTCGCGGATATGTGACACTTGCTGATTTTGTCCGCGGCCGATTCGGGCATCGTCCTCTGGCCATGGCCGTCGCGCTTACCGGAATCCTGGCAACCATGCCTTATATTGCCCTCCAGCTTGTCGGCATGCAGGAGGTCATCTCGGCCCTGGGGCTGAAAGGTGAATGGCCCCTGATTGCGGCCTTCGTCATTCTGGCTGCTTACACCTATTCCAGCGGCCTGCGCGCTCCCGCTGTCATTGCCATTGTCAAAGACATCATGCTTTACATCATGGTGGCTGCGGCGGTCTTGCTCATACCGGCAAAGCTTGGCGGTTATGCGCATGTCTTTTCCGCGGCCGCAGCCGAGCTGGCCCGAAAACGGCCGCCCGCCTCAATCCTTCTGCAACCCTCCCAATATTGGAGCTATGCCACTCTTGCCTTTGGCTCAGCGCTAGCCATCGTGCTGTATCCCCACACGGCGACCGGAGTGCTCAGCTCTTCGAGCGGTCGGGTCATCAAACGGAACGCGGCGCTTCTACCGGCGTATAACCTGCTGCTTGCACTGATCGCCCTGCTTGGCTATTTTGCTCTTGCGGCAGGCATCCACACTGCAGACACCTCCAGCGCCGTGCCGCTGCTTTTTGTGCATCTGTTTCCGGAGTGGTTTGCCGGGTTCTGCCTGGCTGCAATTGGAATCGGCGCGCTGGTCCCGGCTGCCATCATGTCGATTGCCGCTGCCAATCTGTTCACACGCAACCTTTACGGAGAGATGGTCCGCCGATCCATGACGCCGCGGCAGGAGGCCACGCAGGCCAAGCTGGTCTCTCTGTTCTTAAAAATTGGGGCGCTGGTCTTTGTCCTCTTCGTGCGCGCGCAGTATGCGATCGAACTGCAACTGCTGGGCGGCATCTGGATCGCGCAGATCTTCCCTGCCGTGATTCTGGGGCTGTTCACACGCTGGTTTCGGGGAACCGCGCTTTTCCTCGGCTGGATTGCTGGCATGGCGGCAGGCACAGGCATGGCCTGGGCACGGGACCTGAAAAGCTCTGTCTATCCCTTGCACATGGGTGGACACACACTTGCGGTGTATGCCGCCATTCCGGCACTCCTGCTGAACCTTATGATATCGCTTGCGTTCACGCTGCTGCTAAATGCAATGGGCCAGAAGCGCGATACGGATGCGACCGAGACCGCTGACTATGAGATGCAGCAGGCATGA
- a CDS encoding c-type cytochrome, protein MKGIFWAACVAVAAGAFCGCKASKPSALETTFVSWVKHSITVGGSHDRNPFPATAENVDEGRQAFTQYCSVCHGLDGQNTGVPFADTVSPPVPSLDSREVQSYSDGQLKWIIQNGIMPSGMPPAQGLFSDEDMWKMVLYIRHLPPKGSLGEPSVYGGAGK, encoded by the coding sequence TTGAAAGGGATCTTTTGGGCCGCTTGCGTAGCGGTCGCAGCAGGGGCCTTTTGTGGTTGCAAGGCTTCCAAACCGAGCGCGCTGGAAACCACTTTCGTCTCTTGGGTGAAACATTCCATCACCGTCGGCGGAAGCCACGACAGGAACCCGTTTCCAGCAACCGCAGAAAATGTGGACGAAGGACGGCAGGCCTTCACGCAATATTGCTCCGTCTGTCATGGGCTGGATGGGCAGAACACTGGCGTCCCTTTTGCAGACACAGTTTCGCCGCCGGTGCCTTCTCTGGACTCAAGGGAAGTGCAGTCTTATTCCGATGGGCAGCTGAAGTGGATCATTCAGAACGGAATCATGCCCTCAGGGATGCCTCCGGCGCAGGGCTTATTTTCCGATGAGGACATGTGGAAGATGGTCCTGTACATTCGACACCTTCCACCGAAAGGCAGCCTGGGAGAGCCCTCCGTTTACGGAGGAGCAGGAAAATAA
- a CDS encoding phosphoenolpyruvate carboxylase translates to MPLLWKPESWPQRLAELEARSGDLKEVPLRRDVRSLGMLLGEVLREQAGEELYEKVEDLRTTAIRRREAQAAGNASEAEKLMQHSVRSIAEVSVERAYQLSRAFAFYFELINLAETNHRKRRRLSLQLSGGAEVQRGSLRGTLQEMKRVGITANEALDWLRRIFIVPVFTAHPTEVARRSVLFKRRRIGEFLEQLDRIPLPDEEIARLEEELLAEITALWQTDEVRSRRPTVNDEIKMGLDYYDVSIFATLPKLYEEVSAALASVYGMDVDISDLPLLLGFGSWIGGDRDGNPFVTPQVTLEAIRAARTRLLAYYEKQVQLIIDLLTTSAQQLPISEELSQRLYGYLSELRTGTQQVFGARFEYEMYRRFMVCVHARLLRTAGKEPQDTDSLEAALGTLPAYCNAQEFLDDLLILRRSLAANQGLRLARTLVDPLVLLVRTFGLHLHTLDIRQHARLHKKALEEASAWCAGSVTVPHTLSRESADVINTLRAVAEIKRGCSPEAVRQYVISGASGIEDIVGVLWLARLGGVEVAGNGSDPGLMPVPLFESIEDLRNAPQVCRKLWNLPEYRNLLASWNNTQEIMLGYSDSNKDGGMLTSTWEIFRAHRALHEVARECGIKLRLFHGRGGTVGRGGGPTHRSIYAQPMGAFEGQIRITEQGEVLNWKYSDVVLAERNLELMIAASLDALARPNALDPNGHQSGVLLPEWEKAFDELSETAFHFYREQIIGDPEVFEYFQLATPVGELEHARIGSRPARRSGKRSFADLRAIPWVFGWTQSRLLVPGWFGVGHAIEQYTQRHTDGLKLLRDMMAEFPLFIDLVRNVEMAMAKADLGIASLYASLVPDPAMRERVFSKIEAEFQRTMSAVLAITQQKELLENNQVLARSIRLRNPYVDPMSLIQVDLLRRKRAGEDTDEINRAIAGTINGISAGLRNTG, encoded by the coding sequence ATGCCCCTTCTTTGGAAACCAGAAAGCTGGCCACAGCGGCTGGCCGAACTTGAAGCGCGTTCAGGCGACTTGAAAGAAGTCCCCCTGCGGCGCGATGTGCGCTCACTTGGCATGTTGCTGGGTGAGGTGCTGCGGGAGCAGGCCGGTGAAGAGCTTTATGAAAAAGTGGAAGATCTGCGCACCACTGCGATCCGGCGCCGTGAAGCCCAGGCCGCAGGCAATGCTTCTGAAGCGGAAAAGCTGATGCAGCACTCGGTACGGAGCATTGCAGAGGTTTCTGTGGAGCGGGCCTATCAGCTCAGCCGCGCCTTCGCGTTTTATTTCGAGCTGATCAATCTTGCTGAAACCAACCATCGAAAACGCCGCCGGCTTTCCCTGCAATTGAGCGGAGGCGCCGAGGTGCAGCGTGGTTCTTTGCGCGGCACGCTTCAGGAGATGAAGCGGGTCGGCATTACAGCCAATGAGGCGCTGGACTGGCTGCGTCGCATCTTTATTGTGCCGGTCTTCACAGCGCACCCAACAGAAGTTGCCCGCCGGTCGGTGCTCTTCAAGCGCCGCAGGATTGGCGAATTTCTGGAGCAGCTGGACCGCATTCCTCTTCCTGACGAAGAAATTGCCCGTTTGGAAGAAGAGCTGCTGGCAGAGATTACAGCACTTTGGCAGACCGATGAGGTCCGCAGCCGCCGCCCCACGGTGAACGATGAAATCAAGATGGGATTGGACTACTACGACGTCTCCATCTTTGCAACGCTGCCCAAACTGTATGAAGAGGTCTCTGCAGCGCTCGCCAGTGTTTATGGCATGGATGTAGACATCTCCGATCTGCCGCTGCTGCTGGGTTTCGGGTCCTGGATTGGCGGCGACCGGGACGGAAATCCGTTTGTTACCCCGCAGGTCACCCTGGAGGCCATTCGCGCGGCCCGCACTCGCTTGCTGGCTTATTACGAAAAGCAGGTACAGCTCATCATTGACCTGCTGACGACCTCAGCGCAGCAGTTGCCGATCAGCGAAGAGCTGAGCCAGCGTCTGTATGGGTATCTGTCAGAGCTGCGCACCGGGACGCAGCAGGTCTTTGGCGCGCGCTTTGAGTATGAGATGTATCGCCGCTTCATGGTCTGCGTGCATGCCCGCCTGTTGCGCACCGCAGGCAAAGAGCCGCAGGACACCGACAGCCTGGAGGCTGCACTGGGCACCCTGCCGGCCTATTGCAATGCGCAGGAGTTTCTCGACGACCTGCTGATTCTGCGGCGCAGCCTGGCCGCAAATCAGGGACTGCGTCTGGCCCGCACCCTGGTGGACCCGCTCGTGCTTCTGGTGCGCACCTTTGGGCTGCACCTACACACGTTGGACATCCGCCAGCACGCGCGTCTGCATAAAAAGGCGCTTGAGGAGGCGTCTGCCTGGTGTGCTGGCAGCGTCACTGTTCCGCACACCCTGAGCCGCGAAAGCGCTGATGTGATCAATACCCTGCGTGCCGTAGCGGAAATCAAGCGCGGATGCAGCCCAGAAGCCGTGCGGCAGTACGTCATCAGCGGAGCCAGCGGGATCGAGGACATCGTAGGGGTGCTCTGGCTGGCGCGCCTCGGCGGCGTGGAGGTGGCAGGAAATGGCAGCGACCCGGGACTCATGCCGGTGCCGCTTTTCGAGTCGATTGAAGACCTCCGCAACGCTCCTCAGGTCTGCCGTAAACTATGGAACTTGCCCGAATACCGCAACCTGCTTGCTTCCTGGAACAACACACAGGAGATCATGCTGGGCTATTCTGACTCAAACAAAGATGGAGGGATGCTCACCAGCACGTGGGAGATCTTCCGCGCGCATCGTGCTTTACATGAAGTGGCCCGTGAGTGCGGTATCAAATTAAGGCTCTTTCATGGGCGCGGCGGCACCGTTGGACGTGGTGGGGGCCCGACCCACCGCTCCATTTACGCCCAACCGATGGGGGCCTTCGAGGGCCAGATCCGGATCACCGAACAGGGCGAGGTGCTCAACTGGAAATACTCTGACGTGGTACTCGCAGAGCGCAATCTGGAACTGATGATTGCCGCCTCTCTCGATGCGCTGGCCCGCCCCAATGCACTGGACCCCAATGGACACCAGTCCGGTGTGCTGCTGCCCGAGTGGGAAAAGGCCTTCGATGAATTATCAGAGACGGCCTTCCATTTCTACCGTGAGCAGATCATTGGCGATCCCGAAGTCTTTGAGTATTTTCAGCTGGCCACACCTGTTGGCGAACTGGAACATGCGCGCATTGGTTCGCGTCCTGCGCGGCGTAGCGGCAAACGCAGTTTTGCCGACCTGCGCGCCATCCCCTGGGTCTTTGGATGGACGCAAAGCCGGCTGCTGGTTCCTGGATGGTTCGGTGTAGGTCATGCCATCGAACAGTACACCCAGAGGCACACGGATGGCCTGAAGCTGTTGCGTGACATGATGGCCGAGTTTCCTCTATTTATTGACCTTGTCCGCAATGTAGAGATGGCGATGGCCAAAGCCGACCTGGGGATCGCCTCGCTCTATGCTTCGCTTGTGCCCGACCCGGCCATGCGGGAGCGCGTCTTTTCCAAGATTGAAGCTGAATTCCAGCGCACGATGAGTGCCGTGCTTGCCATCACGCAGCAGAAGGAACTGCTTGAGAACAACCAGGTGCTGGCGCGCTCCATCCGTTTACGGAATCCCTACGTTGACCCGATGAGCCTTATCCAGGTGGACCTGCTGCGCCGCAAACGCGCCGGCGAGGACACGGACGAGATCAATCGCGCCATCGCTGGGACCATCAATGGTATCTCAGCAGGACTGCGCAACACGGGCTGA
- a CDS encoding YXWGXW repeat-containing protein — MKKIALAGVLAFALTAPSFAQVIVRVAPPPVVVEHPGPPPHPGYVWVAGYHRWDGVRYVWVPGHYVLPPRPRAVWVPGHWVARRGGWVFVEGHWR; from the coding sequence ATGAAGAAAATCGCCCTTGCTGGAGTTCTCGCCTTTGCCTTGACCGCGCCTTCGTTTGCGCAGGTCATTGTTCGTGTTGCGCCACCCCCGGTTGTGGTGGAGCATCCAGGCCCTCCGCCGCACCCTGGCTACGTATGGGTTGCTGGCTATCACCGCTGGGATGGTGTGCGGTATGTCTGGGTGCCGGGACATTATGTGCTGCCACCTCGTCCTCGTGCGGTCTGGGTCCCGGGACATTGGGTGGCTCGCCGCGGCGGATGGGTCTTTGTAGAAGGGCACTGGCGCTGA
- the glmS gene encoding glutamine--fructose-6-phosphate transaminase (isomerizing) gives MCGIVGYIGPKPVVPVILEGLRRLEYRGYDSAGIAVGGSRGLELRRAPGKLRKLEEVLHERPVEGTYGIGHTRWATHGRPTEENAHPHRDCTGRIVVVHNGIVENYLALKQELIAEGHKFITETDTEIIAHLIEQEMASAAQTGKNMVLEESVRRAVRRLTGAFALVVICADEPNKIVAARFGPPAVIGLGEGEYFVASDVPGILHHTRNLYFLADGDMAVLTPEGVRLTDFEGNHIERPVQRILWDPIQAEKGGYKHFMLKEIFEQPRAIRDTTLGRISLDTGKVFLSEMKLTEEDFRRATRIHIAACGTSWHAATAGKFMIERLARLPVEVDYASEYRYRDPIADPNALGLLITQSGETADTLAAQREMIAKGSRTIAICNVVGAMITREAHGVIYTHAGPEIGVASTKAFTAQLVALFLFAVHLAQSRGTISADESRALLEELTLLPGKVEEVLRTIDGPCEQLARTYSTASDFLFLGRGIHYPIALEGALKLKEISYIHAEGYPAGEMKHGPNALIDEKLPVVVLATQDRSNRDSRLRYEKTLSNIQEVTARSGKVIAVAVREDEEIPHVADHVLYVPQAPELLLPVLDVIPLQLLAYHIAVRRGCDVDQPRNLAKSVTVE, from the coding sequence ATGTGCGGAATCGTCGGATATATCGGCCCCAAACCAGTCGTCCCCGTTATTCTTGAAGGGCTTCGCCGCCTGGAATACCGCGGCTATGACTCAGCCGGAATCGCCGTCGGCGGCAGTCGTGGCCTTGAACTGCGCCGGGCACCGGGCAAGCTCCGCAAGCTCGAAGAGGTGCTGCACGAGCGTCCTGTAGAGGGGACCTACGGCATCGGGCACACGCGCTGGGCCACCCACGGCCGTCCTACGGAGGAAAACGCCCATCCGCACCGCGACTGCACCGGCCGCATCGTCGTCGTGCATAACGGCATCGTGGAAAACTACCTGGCGCTCAAGCAGGAACTCATCGCCGAAGGCCACAAATTTATCACCGAAACAGATACCGAGATCATTGCCCACCTCATTGAGCAGGAAATGGCCTCCGCGGCGCAGACCGGCAAGAACATGGTGCTCGAAGAGTCTGTGCGCCGCGCTGTCCGCCGCCTGACCGGGGCCTTTGCCCTTGTCGTGATCTGCGCCGACGAGCCAAACAAGATTGTTGCCGCACGGTTCGGCCCTCCGGCCGTCATCGGTCTTGGCGAAGGGGAATACTTCGTCGCCTCGGACGTACCGGGAATTCTGCACCACACGCGCAATCTTTACTTCCTGGCCGATGGCGACATGGCCGTGCTCACCCCCGAAGGCGTCCGCCTCACCGACTTTGAAGGCAACCACATTGAGCGGCCAGTGCAGCGCATTCTGTGGGACCCGATCCAGGCGGAAAAGGGCGGCTACAAGCACTTTATGCTCAAGGAAATCTTCGAGCAGCCGCGTGCCATCCGCGACACCACGCTGGGCCGTATCTCGCTGGACACAGGAAAGGTCTTTCTCTCTGAAATGAAGCTGACGGAAGAAGATTTCCGCCGCGCCACCCGCATCCACATCGCCGCCTGCGGCACGAGCTGGCATGCCGCTACCGCCGGAAAGTTCATGATCGAGCGCCTTGCCCGCTTGCCTGTCGAGGTGGATTATGCCAGCGAATACCGCTACCGCGACCCCATTGCCGACCCGAACGCGCTTGGCCTGCTGATTACGCAATCAGGGGAAACGGCCGATACCCTGGCCGCACAACGCGAGATGATCGCGAAAGGATCCAGGACCATCGCCATTTGCAACGTCGTCGGGGCGATGATTACCCGCGAAGCCCACGGCGTCATCTATACCCACGCCGGCCCGGAGATCGGCGTCGCGTCGACCAAAGCATTCACCGCGCAACTGGTCGCGCTCTTTCTCTTTGCCGTGCATCTGGCGCAATCGCGCGGGACCATCTCCGCCGATGAAAGCCGAGCGCTGCTTGAAGAACTCACGCTGCTTCCGGGTAAAGTCGAAGAAGTCTTACGCACCATCGATGGGCCATGCGAGCAGCTTGCCCGCACTTACTCGACTGCTTCCGACTTCCTCTTTCTGGGACGTGGTATTCATTACCCCATCGCGCTGGAAGGTGCTCTGAAGCTGAAGGAAATCTCCTACATCCACGCTGAAGGCTATCCAGCTGGAGAAATGAAGCACGGCCCCAACGCCCTGATTGATGAAAAGCTGCCCGTCGTCGTGCTGGCCACACAGGACCGAAGCAATCGCGACTCCCGTCTGCGCTACGAAAAGACCCTCTCCAACATTCAGGAAGTCACCGCCCGATCCGGGAAAGTGATTGCCGTGGCCGTCAGAGAAGATGAAGAAATTCCGCATGTCGCCGACCATGTGCTCTATGTACCGCAGGCCCCGGAGCTGCTGCTGCCCGTGCTCGATGTTATCCCGCTGCAACTGCTCGCGTACCATATCGCCGTCCGCCGCGGCTGCGATGTAGACCAGCCGAGAAACCTGGCGAAATCGGTGACGGTGGAGTAG
- a CDS encoding NINE protein, translating to MTTIPAIAGSLNDQQRVVFYAQMSAIQKDEVVGVLLALFLGGFGAHHFYLRRNGLGILYLLFFWTGITAILGVIECFFMPGRVRQYNAEQAALLAASLQSVATGTTAAVSSAPPVTVNCTSCGAPLVAGVRFCSRCGAPVPRN from the coding sequence ATGACCACCATTCCAGCCATCGCCGGAAGCCTGAATGACCAGCAGCGTGTGGTCTTTTATGCGCAGATGTCGGCGATCCAAAAAGATGAGGTCGTCGGTGTGCTGCTGGCCTTGTTCCTGGGGGGCTTCGGTGCGCATCATTTTTATCTGCGCCGTAATGGATTGGGGATCCTCTACCTGCTCTTTTTCTGGACGGGAATCACGGCCATCCTTGGCGTGATTGAATGCTTTTTTATGCCTGGGCGTGTACGCCAGTACAATGCAGAGCAGGCCGCGCTGCTTGCTGCAAGCCTGCAAAGCGTCGCCACTGGCACAACGGCTGCGGTGTCCTCGGCACCACCCGTAACGGTGAACTGCACCTCCTGCGGGGCGCCCCTTGTGGCCGGAGTAAGATTTTGCAGCCGCTGCGGCGCGCCGGTCCCTCGGAATTGA